Genomic window (Escherichia fergusonii ATCC 35469):
TTCTGGAAAGTGGAACGGTAGATTTGTTGCGGGAAGCGGGTGTCGCGAAACGTATGGATCGGGAAGGGCTGATACATCATGGCGTGGAATTTATTTTTGATGGTAAACGCATTCCAGTTCCGCTCAGTGAATTGACCGATGGCAAAAACGTGATGGTCTACGGGCAAACGGAAGTCACTCGCGATTTGATGCAAGCGCGAAATGAGAGTGATGCGCCCACCATTTATGGCGTCAGTCAGGTCATGATTCACGATGCCAAAAGTGACCGACCCTCTGTCACCTTTGAAAAAGATGGCGAGCACTGCCGTGTAGAGTGTGACTTTATTGCCGGATGCGATGGTTTTCATGGCGTATCCCGGCAAAGTATTCCCCGTGATGTGATTCGTGAATACGAAAGTGTGTGGCCGTTCGGTTGGCTTGGTTTGTTGGCGGATACACCCCCGGTCAACCCGGAACTGATTTACGCGCATCATCAGCGTGGTTTTGTACTTTGTAGTCAGCGCTCACTAACCAGGAGCCGTTACTATTTGCAGGTGCCCCTCAGCGAGCAGGTCGAGGCATGGAGTGATGAACGTTTCTGGGCGGAGTTAAAGAGCCGTTTACCTCATGAGTTGGCAGAAAAGTTAGTGACTGGTCACTCACTGGAGAAAAGTATTGCGCCTTTGCGTAGTTATGTGGTGGAACCCATGCAATATGGCAAATTATTTCTGGTGGGGGATGCCGCACATATCGTGCCACCAACGGGAGCAAAAGGGTTAAATCTGGCTGCGTCTGATGTGAATTATCTCTGGCGTATCCTGACACAGTATTACCATGCCGGGCGGACCGATTTGCTGGCGCGTTATTCGCAACTGGCTTTGAATCGTGTCTGGAAGGGGGAACGTTTTAGCTGGTTTATGACGCATCTTCTGCATGACTTTCAGGACAAAAGTGAATTTGATCGCAAAATGCAGGAAGCAGATCGCCATTACTACCTGGAATCCGTTGCCGGACTGACCACTATTGCCGAGAACTATGTCGGTTTACCCTTTGAAAATGTTGGATAAAAAAGAAAATATGCAAAGTGTGGCAACAGTTCCGGTTTTTAAGCTCTATGGCGAACGGCAAGGCTGGCCCACACCTGAGCTGCTGCATTGTGAATCTATTCATCAACGCAGCAGTCAGTATGAGTGGCATATTCGCGTGCATCAACATGCGGAACTGGTGCAGTTGCTCTATCTTCATCATGGGCAAGCGGAAATTGAAATTGAAGGTAAAACTACGGTCATGCAAGAGGCTTGCCTGCAAGTCGTTCCCGCATTATGCGTACATGGTTTTCGCTTTTCACCTGGCACTGAGGGTTATGTTCTCTCACTGGCCCTGCCACTGTTAAGTCATATGGAATCGCAATTTCCACGCCCGCTTTCGTTGTTAAACACTGCACAATGTTTTCCGGTCGGGCGGTCTCACGAGTACATCCGTACATTATTTGCGGCGTTACAACAGGAATATCATGAAGATAATGATGCCCGGGAAATGATGATGTTCTCTCTGTTGAGTGCACTGTTGGTATGGTTAACCAGGCAGGAACAGCCTCTTCGGCCACGTTCAGGGAGCAGTGAACGTAAGCGCAGTGTGATGTGCTTGTTCGCAAGGCAAATCGAAAGCCAGTATCGGGAACATTTACCGTTAAAAGAATATGCCCGGCGGACTGGTGTCTCGGTTACGCATTTAAATCAATTATGTCGTGAATTTCATAACTGTAGTGCATTAATGGTATTACACGAACGGTTGATTCTGGAGGCTAAACGCTGTCTGCAATACACCCAAATGACCATCAGCCAAATCGCAGATTATTTGGGTTTTAGCGATGTTGCTTATTTCTCGCGATTTTTTAAACGTCACACGTTGCTGTCACCTAAAGCATATCGTGGAATTATGAATAATTCAGATGACATTAGTGAAACTAACAATTGAATTAAGTTATTTTAAATGTGTTAGCGCTATAGCATAAGGTATTATGTGATACTACTCTCTTGATTTATACAATGAGGATTGTAGTATTATCGACGAGTAAAAGGTATATTACGGACGAATTATTCACGGAGTCTATTAATTCATTATTTCCATCATTTTGATGTATATATTTATGGAACATGATTAACGACAAAACCAGTGAGACCAGGGAGGAAATATGTTGCCAGGATGCTGCACAAATGGAATTATTATCAGCAAAATACCTGTTATTCAAAGCGGGTTAAAAGGAATAATGAACACTCATTTTCCTGATTGTGATCTCTCATTCAGTTCAACGCCAGAAGAAGTCACGTTGTTACAACTGCGTCGTTCAGATATCGCCATCGCAGATTTAACGGGTGAATGTAAAAATCCCCGGGTCATTTGCGAACAATTTTATACCTTAATTTCACAATATCGCGAGATCCACTGGATATTTCTGGTATCACGCTCTTATTACGCGCAGGCGGTCGAGTTTCTGATGTGTCCGACTGCGACGCTGCTATCGGATGTTGAACCTATCGATAGCCTGGTCAAAACCATTCGTACCGGTAATCTCCGTGGCGACAGAATCAGCAAAGCGTTGCTTTCTCCGGTTATTGACGAACCTCATGATTACAGTTTCCGTCCCGTTATTTTAACGCTCTCAGAGCGGAAGGTATTAAGGCTCCTTGGAAAAGGTTGGGGAATCAATCAGATCGCCTCCTTATTAAAGAAGAGTAATAAAACCATTAGCGCCCAGAAAAACAGCGCCATGCGTCGATTAGCAATTCATAGTAATGCTGAAATGTACGCATGGATCAATAGTTCTCAGGGAGCCAGAGAGCTGAACTTGCCTTCAGTCTACGGAGAAGCCACGGAATGGAAATCAACAGGAATTCAAAGAGAAATGTCGCACTTGTAGAAAAGTGTGTCATGAGCAGTGTGGGTATTAAAAGTTTATTTGATACTTTCCCTGGTTATCCTTACAGGTTATATACCTACTCGACACAAGATGCTTTTCGCATGGCGATGATGACAACAAGTTTTTCGGCTGTCATTTTTTCACTCTCAGCTATTCGTAAAGAACGCAGAGTGGGGTTGTCTTACCTGAATGAACTGGCAAATAAAAATCCGCGTATGCGGCGGTTGGTTATTGCCGATGATGATATGGAAGCGCGCTTAATTAATTCATTATCACCATCACCGCTCGATGGGGTTTTAAGTAAGGCTTCAACATTACGGGTATTGCAAGAGGATCTTTATAACTCGTTAACCTGTATACGGCAGAAAAAAGATAGCGCAGGAAATCCGTGGTATCTCGACATGTTAAGCCCTACAGAGCGTGAAATATTACATTATATGTCGCATGGATATTCAATGATACAAATCGCTGCACAATTGAAACGTAATATTAAAACAATTCGGGCGCATAAATTTAACGTAATGGCGAAGTTGGGTGTCAATTCTGATGCTGGCCTACTTGATGCCGCCGATATTCTTCTTTATATGCACGGCACGCAATCCGAAAGTGCATTACCAACTGCAGTCTAAACGATAATGCCGGGTAAGTTGACCCGGCAGCGCGATTACTGGCAAATATTCACCCTCAGTTATTTCAGCGTACAGTCACCACATTGCTGCACATCCGGTAAGCGATAACGCTGGCAGCAAGTGCGGCGCACCAGCAGGCCGTCGCGCAGCACCACGGTACGCCAGAGTGGATTATCTTCACCGGTAGTAAGCGTTTTCTCAAAAAAGAGGGCATGGCGCAGCGATTCAACCGTCGCCTCGCCGAGCAGTTGCTTCATCTCAGTCAGATACCAGTTGATCAAATACCCGGTATTACTCCAGATAAGTTTGCCGTTAATCTCTCCCGTTGCTTCTAATGCCTGCACAATCGGAACCAGCGCCTGGCTGATTAACTTTTCCATTCGCTGCTGCGGCGAATGTGGTGTTGCGTTTTTATCTTCACACACATCGACCCAGAAACAGGCGGCGCGTCCGGTTTCGTGAAACTCAGCATGGAAATGTTCCGGCGACACATCTAATGCTTTTTCCTGCGTCAGCAGCGCCAGCATTAATGGCGGCACCATCAGGCCGATATACCATTGTGCCCATAGTGAGATCAGCGGTTTGTTCTCGCGGATCATCATCGGTTGATTGCGGTAGATATGATCGGAATAGACCGCCAGTAGAGAACTTAGCGTATTCGGTGATGACCATTGCGCCAGCGTCATGGCGTTAAACGGGGCGGGTTCATCCAGGCGGATAAACTCGAGCAAATGTTCTCGATGTTCGGCGATCGTCGCACGTACGGCTTGTGCAAGCCCAGCATCCTGCGGCTGGAGATGCGTTCGCCAGATAACATCTTCATAGAGCGGTGCGGAACGATAGGCCATAATCGCGATGGTAATCTAAATGATAATGATTGCTAATCCTAGCGATAGGTTTATTCGATAGCAAGGGATTTCTCTGACTTGCAAATGATAAAAATTATCATATGATATTGGTTATCATTATCAGTGAAAGAGATGAAACCATGTTGCAACGTATGCTGGGCAGTGGCTGGGGAGTGTTTCTGCCAGGATTGCTGATTGCAGGGCTGACGTATGCGGATTTATCGCCGGATCAGTGGCGGATTGTCATTCTGATGGGATTGGTGTTGACGCCGGTGATGTTGTATCACAAACAGTTACGGCATTACATTTTGCTACCATCGTGCCTGGTGCTTATTGCTGGAATCATGCTGATGATAATGAATTTGAATCAGGGATGACAAAACAGGGAAGAAACAAGGAAGGAAGTAAAGATAATTGGTGCGAGGGGGGGGACTTGAACCCCCACGTCCGTAAGGACACTAACACCTGAAGCTAGCGCGTCTACCAATTCCGCCACCTTCGCACAGTCATCTTACTTTTTTGATATCGCCTCGTTTGGTGCGAGGGGGGGGACTTGAACCCCCACGTCCGTAAGAACACTAACACCTGAAGCTAGCGCGTCTACCAATTCCGCCACCTTCGCCCAGTGCGAGCAATATCAACGTGGTTTTTGGTGCGAGGGGGGGGACTTGAACCCCCACGTCCGTAAGGACACTAACACCTGAAGCTAGCGCGTCTACCAATTCCGCCACCTTCGCATACCATCAATTCTTAAAAAGAATTGCTACCACGGAGGCGCATTCTAGTGGTTTTCAGCTTTTCGTCAATAGTTAATTATCGCCAGATGTGTAATTGCTGGAAAAATGGCCATCGGCGGATTGTGGATAATTCGGTTGTCGGTCGGATAAAGCGTTCAGGCCTTACCTGACACGACATGTAGGCACAGATGCCAAATGCGACGCTGGCGCGTCTTATCTGGCCTACGAAGGGCTAACGTGCAGGTTTTGTATGTTGGATAAGGCGTTCACGCCGCATCCGACACGGTATGCGGGTACTGTTGCGTGAATTCTCGTTCGCAATATTTTTCAGACTCAATTTCAATATCCCTTGTGTAGTATTCATCACAAAGGATGTCAAAATTATCAATAAACGTAGTATGATAATCCGGGAGTTTTGCTCTGGCAATGTAGCATCATTTTTTTAACTTCCGTGAGATAGTGATTTTTTTAGCAATGATTTCAATGTAGAAGTCATGACTTTGGACAATGTAATGCGTGTATGTTCCTGAGTCATATAATTTCCAGTCAGTAAAATGCTCTGTTCTTTCGTTCTCGAGTTTTTCCAGCCATGATGACACCGGGACTACCCAGTAACATGAAGCAAAGTCATTCTCACCACAAGGAGTATAGTATCTGCGATCTTTATTGCGTTCATAACGCGTAGCCCATACTTCTGTAAATTCAACAACACCCTTAAATCTGGAGTATTTTGTTGAAGCTCTCCAGAGAGGAAAACTGATTATTAATGAATCACCAATACTTTCAATATGAACATAATCATTTGGTGCCTGCCAGTAAGGCAATTCAATAGCGTATGCGTAATCTTTTTTCATTTTATTTTTTGCTTTTAATTACAATTTGCGCTATTTGTTTTTGAAAAATTTCCGTTTTTTTATATTCATTCGGTGTGGCGTGGTTACAACTACTGTACTGATCGCCTGTCTTACCGTCATTCTGCCAGTGGCATACGGGACAGATCTCAAAAAAAGCATCTTCCTTGCTGGCGAAAACAAGATACCCGCAAGCATTACAAGCTATACCAGACATTGATGAGTTATTTTCCATATTATGATTATCCTTGAATTCGCGCAAAGAGATAGTACACATGCTTGATTGTTGAAAGGATGCTTATTAAGTGTGTGAGGCACCGATTAAACCGAAAAAAGGTGCTAACCGCCGCATTCTTAGAGTAAAAAAAACAGTCATATGCCCGATGTGCAAACTCATCGGGCTCATATGGGGATACTTAACCTTTCTTCGCCTGGCGGGTCATAATGGCGCGATACACCTTGAAGCGCCCGGTTTGCGCGATCACTTCGTGGAAGCCAAATGTCTCATCCAGCACGTCCGGGTAAGGCAGGAAGGCGTTCGCCACAATTCTCAGCTCGCCGCCGCTGTTAAGATGACGCACCGCGCCGCGAATCAGCGTTTGCGCCGCATCCAGGCTGGTTTGCATCCCATCGTGGAACGGCGGGTTGGAGATGATCATATCAAAGCGACCTTTCACCTCGGAAAAGACGTTGCTGGCAAAGACTTCACCTTCAATACCGTTGGCAGCAAGTGTTGCACGGCTGGCTTCAACTGCTGGCGCAGAAACATCGCACAACGTGAGACGAATTTTCGGCGAATGGCGCGCAAAGGCAACCGAAAGCACGCCCGCGCCACAGCCGACATCCAGCACTTTACCTTTCGTGTGCGGAGTTAACGTCGAGAGCAGCAGTTGGCTACCGACATCCAGACCGTCGCGGCTAAACACGCCCGGCAGCGTTTTGACCGTCAGGCCATCGACGTTATATTCGCCCCAGAATTTATCGGCATCAAACATCGGCTGCTTTTCCAGACGACCAAAATAGAGGCCACAGCGACGGGCGCTGTCGACTTTATTCAACGGCGCATAATCTGCCAGCATCTGCTCTGCGCTGCGCACGCCGCTTCGGTTCTCGCCAACGACAAAAATATCCGTCCCCACCGGCAGCAGAGAAAGTAAATTCATCAACTGGAACTGGGCTTCCGGTTTGTTCTTCGGCCAGTAGTAAATCAGCGTATCGCAATCTGCGACATCATCCGCCGTGGCGACCAGGCTAAAACGGGCGTTATCACCCATCTGGCGGCTTAATACCTGCCAGTGGTGGAACTGCTGGGTATGAGCACGGCTGGCCGCGGTATCTAAACGCGCGGGCAGGTCATCCTGTAAGTCTCCGGCAAACAGAATACGGCTTTGTTCGAAATCATCACTGTGACGCAGCAAGACTTCACTTGCCGGGGTAAATGCAGACATGGAATGCTCCTCAATTGATACTGGCGGCGATTATAGCCATATGTTGGCGCGGTATCGACGAATTTGCTATATTTGCGCCCCTGACAACAGGAGCGATTCGCTATGACATCCCGACGAGACTGGCAGTTACAGCAACTGGGCATTACCCAGTGGTCGCTGCGTCGCCCTGGCGCGTTGCAG
Coding sequences:
- the bglJ gene encoding DNA-binding transcriptional activator BglJ; translated protein: MEINRNSKRNVALVEKCVMSSVGIKSLFDTFPGYPYRLYTYSTQDAFRMAMMTTSFSAVIFSLSAIRKERRVGLSYLNELANKNPRMRRLVIADDDMEARLINSLSPSPLDGVLSKASTLRVLQEDLYNSLTCIRQKKDSAGNPWYLDMLSPTEREILHYMSHGYSMIQIAAQLKRNIKTIRAHKFNVMAKLGVNSDAGLLDAADILLYMHGTQSESALPTAV
- the pobA gene encoding 4-hydroxybenzoate 3-monooxygenase, with product MKTQVTIIGAGPSGLLLGQLLHKAGIRTLIIERQTPEYVLGRIRAGILESGTVDLLREAGVAKRMDREGLIHHGVEFIFDGKRIPVPLSELTDGKNVMVYGQTEVTRDLMQARNESDAPTIYGVSQVMIHDAKSDRPSVTFEKDGEHCRVECDFIAGCDGFHGVSRQSIPRDVIREYESVWPFGWLGLLADTPPVNPELIYAHHQRGFVLCSQRSLTRSRYYLQVPLSEQVEAWSDERFWAELKSRLPHELAEKLVTGHSLEKSIAPLRSYVVEPMQYGKLFLVGDAAHIVPPTGAKGLNLAASDVNYLWRILTQYYHAGRTDLLARYSQLALNRVWKGERFSWFMTHLLHDFQDKSEFDRKMQEADRHYYLESVAGLTTIAENYVGLPFENVG
- a CDS encoding helix-turn-helix domain-containing protein, which produces MLPGCCTNGIIISKIPVIQSGLKGIMNTHFPDCDLSFSSTPEEVTLLQLRRSDIAIADLTGECKNPRVICEQFYTLISQYREIHWIFLVSRSYYAQAVEFLMCPTATLLSDVEPIDSLVKTIRTGNLRGDRISKALLSPVIDEPHDYSFRPVILTLSERKVLRLLGKGWGINQIASLLKKSNKTISAQKNSAMRRLAIHSNAEMYAWINSSQGARELNLPSVYGEATEWKSTGIQREMSHL
- the rsmC gene encoding 16S rRNA (guanine(1207)-N(2))-methyltransferase RsmC, with amino-acid sequence MSAFTPASEVLLRHSDDFEQSRILFAGDLQDDLPARLDTAASRAHTQQFHHWQVLSRQMGDNARFSLVATADDVADCDTLIYYWPKNKPEAQFQLMNLLSLLPVGTDIFVVGENRSGVRSAEQMLADYAPLNKVDSARRCGLYFGRLEKQPMFDADKFWGEYNVDGLTVKTLPGVFSRDGLDVGSQLLLSTLTPHTKGKVLDVGCGAGVLSVAFARHSPKIRLTLCDVSAPAVEASRATLAANGIEGEVFASNVFSEVKGRFDMIISNPPFHDGMQTSLDAAQTLIRGAVRHLNSGGELRIVANAFLPYPDVLDETFGFHEVIAQTGRFKVYRAIMTRQAKKG
- the fhuF gene encoding siderophore-iron reductase FhuF; the protein is MAYRSAPLYEDVIWRTHLQPQDAGLAQAVRATIAEHREHLLEFIRLDEPAPFNAMTLAQWSSPNTLSSLLAVYSDHIYRNQPMMIRENKPLISLWAQWYIGLMVPPLMLALLTQEKALDVSPEHFHAEFHETGRAACFWVDVCEDKNATPHSPQQRMEKLISQALVPIVQALEATGEINGKLIWSNTGYLINWYLTEMKQLLGEATVESLRHALFFEKTLTTGEDNPLWRTVVLRDGLLVRRTCCQRYRLPDVQQCGDCTLK
- a CDS encoding DUF1435 domain-containing protein, which encodes MLQRMLGSGWGVFLPGLLIAGLTYADLSPDQWRIVILMGLVLTPVMLYHKQLRHYILLPSCLVLIAGIMLMIMNLNQG
- a CDS encoding helix-turn-helix domain-containing protein, with product MQSVATVPVFKLYGERQGWPTPELLHCESIHQRSSQYEWHIRVHQHAELVQLLYLHHGQAEIEIEGKTTVMQEACLQVVPALCVHGFRFSPGTEGYVLSLALPLLSHMESQFPRPLSLLNTAQCFPVGRSHEYIRTLFAALQQEYHEDNDAREMMMFSLLSALLVWLTRQEQPLRPRSGSSERKRSVMCLFARQIESQYREHLPLKEYARRTGVSVTHLNQLCREFHNCSALMVLHERLILEAKRCLQYTQMTISQIADYLGFSDVAYFSRFFKRHTLLSPKAYRGIMNNSDDISETNN
- a CDS encoding CPCC family cysteine-rich protein, which encodes MENNSSMSGIACNACGYLVFASKEDAFFEICPVCHWQNDGKTGDQYSSCNHATPNEYKKTEIFQKQIAQIVIKSKK